The DNA segment TCGATGACCTCGGTGAATCTCTCCTTCATCTGCTGACGGAAGCTGGCGTACCATTCCAACAGCCTCCTCCTCCTGTCCACCCTCTGCTCCTGGCTCACCCCTCGCTCCCTCTCCAGCACGGCTGGCAGCTCCTTCCAGTCACTGAGGAAGATGAAGGGTGCTCCTGCAGCTTTGAGCAGTCGCAGCGGGGCGTTGGCTCCGGCTGCACAGGCCCCAGGGGTCTGGACATCTTCCACCACGGGTACTGAGCCGTAAGAGCAGGCCTCGTAGATGCGGTAGCACTCTGCGTTAACCCCGACAGGACAGAGTGTGAGCTCGCTCTGGGACAGAGCCATCTGATAGCGTCTCAGACTATCCGCGCTCTCCTGAGGAAGCCAGCTGATGCACAGGAAAAGCCAAAAGCACAGTGAGCATGCATCATTACATTGCATGTTCCTTTCAGCAGTCATGTGACATTGAAAACAACTGGGAGTTCTAGTTATGTATGACAGCTAACAATCTTACAGACAAGTCAGCGGATGGATACATgatcatttccaagacactgaatacATCTTCCACTTTATTTccgtcaatcattaagaaatacaaacagtatggcactgtatgACAAATCTGTGTCATGTAGGTAGTTCTCAGACGCTGTGTGACCATGCTAGAAGGAGACCAGTGAGAGAAGGGATTTAATGGataaaagcagaaaataaaatatctAAATTTGACAGTCTTAATATTTTATAGCCTCTTTCCTCAGAAAGAGAGGGGAAACCCTAAACCTCCATCATGGAGCAACAGAGAAATTATAACAGTTACTTACAGTATGTCACGCATCCAGACGCGAGTCCCAATTATTACATTTTCTAGGTGACAGATATTTGAAAAGATCTGCTTTTCTGGTGTACTGAACTGCTTTTACACAATTTAAGTGAAAGATAACCTGATCATAACTGGATTTAAACTGTTCTACACTTTCAAGATATCAGTTGGTTTTGAATGGGCTTTAAACAGCTTTAAATTAACAATAAACGGGTTCGGAAACAAAGCCAGTGTTTTTGGATCTTGGATTGTTATCTGATCAAAATAATTAGAAGATATATCTTTGGAttatgagaaattgtggatgtactattttctgtcattttcaaacaaaagaaaaagttttCTTATGTCACAAATGTGCTTGATCGGGGGAAGGTAAGATCTAGACCTGACATATTGTACGTTGCGATGACTCGCATAATTTGGTGGAGGCGCTGTATAAACAGAGTGAATCAGATCACAAAACAATCACAAAGAAGGACCATAAAATGACAAATAAATTCTTGATGTCTAGTCTGTAAACCTTAATTACTATTAATAACTACAATTTTATTTTCAAAAGTGTAaattattgttttaaacacacataCTTGTCTCTGGCAGTAATGATGCAGTCTTTGTCCAGGCCAGAGTGTTTCAGCACATGCATGAGTGTttctctggaggagtttttgtaaatgGTTCCAATGAAGTTGCAGAGGTATTGTCTGTTGTTGGTGATCAGCTGGGTATTCGGCCTGATCATGGGAAATTGTCTGTATCTGTGGACGAAACACAAAAAAGACCAAAGTGTGAGAAACATCCCACACAACTATTATAGAAGAGTATGTCTGACTCACATCCACACAAGATTACATACGTGGCAACACCAAGTGGCCACTGGAAGATATCCTTATCATTGACCCACGGGCTGTCGTAAACAAGAAACAACAGATCCACAAAGCCACCGTTTCTCTTTAGGTAAGGACTGATCCAGTCATTATTGCAGTGCTCATTACCCAGCAGGACCACAGCTACGTGAGACACAGTATGGGCCTGCACCAGAGCATGAACATGCTCCAACCACCTTGTTGAGTAAGAGACCTTCTGCTGCTCACGTCCATTCAGAACAAGAACCAGGCTGTTCATATCAAAAGGGACATGACCctgaaccactgcaggacctgtgtAAAAACTAAAGCAAAAGGCACAGAAAGTAGGTTACTGAAATAGTATTTTTCCACCAGTGTAGCCAGTGAGCTCGAGGACACTGCGCAGGGaatcagtcagttaatcagtcatgcAACATCTCCCTTGTGAACGAGATTACTTCAGTTATACAAGCTTGAttatcaccaaacttggtatatgcattACGCACAGCAACCTCAATAAGCCTAATGGCTTTGGGGTCAAATGTTCAAAGGTCACGGTCACTGGTGCATGTTCTAAAAATCTTGagtgcaataacttctttcctaattccATGTTTGTCACCAAAATTGGCATCTGGGTTAGGCATGGTGACCCTAGAAACCtattgattttggggtcaaaggtcaaagttagtCAAGTCAAAATTGTGAGTGCAATTACCTTCTTTCTTAATTGCTTGATTGTCACCAAGCCTGGTATGTGTTAGGCATAGTCAAAAGATTAAAGatcaaaatcactgaactgtactttgtaaaaaccttctaCAGAAAAGTGTCACCATGGGTTAGTGCAGACGCACTTGTTACTATTTTGCGTTATGCAGTTATTGTCATAAGATGCACATCCTAGAGGCAACAATCAAAACATTGCAAATTTGAAGAAAAATTTCATGTGTGATGTGTTACCTGAAATCAATCTTTCCTGACTGCAGCTCACCCTCTCTCCATTGTGCTACTTTATCAGTTGGGTTGAGGGGTCCCTCTAAAATATGTTCCCAAAGGTAAATCCCTGAAATAAGAAAGTGTATATTAATTGCTCTTTGACACAGAGGCATGTTTACCCCATCATCCATTTATTTGTTTCCACTAGTCATTGCTGGGAGACACAGGTAAGGTCTTACGGTACTTGTTTTGGCATCATTTTGATGGAAACGTACTTCCCTAAAATACTGCTCCACTATAATGACTAAACAAAGATGAGGGTGCAGATGATGCCATCTTACAGAAAAACATGCCAATATTAAAAATATTCAGAATTTAGAATTATTACAGCATATTATCCTGCATATTACCATTTTATAATTTTCTGTATGTGCATTAGTGAAGctgtttgcagatttttttttattttaaattgaatTTGGCATGTTTTAAGAGCTGAATGCATAAAGAACTAGAAGTATAATTTGGCAATACAAgttgtgtcaatcaatcaatcaatcaatttttttatatagcgccaaatc comes from the Thalassophryne amazonica chromosome 8, fThaAma1.1, whole genome shotgun sequence genome and includes:
- the rxylt1 gene encoding ribitol-5-phosphate xylosyltransferase 1 isoform X1 → MKIPKRKLFLLVIVAYVVFSLYAAYNVFFSNKVISRVHRVVKKEARAPSGGVRDGGVAPFLGDDEWNPWEDEQVEYNSALTKKREAFRHYLNRIDKMKPKRYRVQIWGKAAIGIYLWEHILEGPLNPTDKVAQWREGELQSGKIDFSFYTGPAVVQGHVPFDMNSLVLVLNGREQQKVSYSTRWLEHVHALVQAHTVSHVAVVLLGNEHCNNDWISPYLKRNGGFVDLLFLVYDSPWVNDKDIFQWPLGVATYRQFPMIRPNTQLITNNRQYLCNFIGTIYKNSSRETLMHVLKHSGLDKDCIITARDNWLPQESADSLRRYQMALSQSELTLCPVGVNAECYRIYEACSYGSVPVVEDVQTPGACAAGANAPLRLLKAAGAPFIFLSDWKELPAVLERERGVSQEQRVDRRRRLLEWYASFRQQMKERFTEVIEETFFKSG
- the rxylt1 gene encoding ribitol-5-phosphate xylosyltransferase 1 isoform X2 — translated: MKIPKRKLFLLVIVAYVVFSLYAAYNVFFSNKVISRVHRVVKKEAPGGVRDGGVAPFLGDDEWNPWEDEQVEYNSALTKKREAFRHYLNRIDKMKPKRYRVQIWGKAAIGIYLWEHILEGPLNPTDKVAQWREGELQSGKIDFSFYTGPAVVQGHVPFDMNSLVLVLNGREQQKVSYSTRWLEHVHALVQAHTVSHVAVVLLGNEHCNNDWISPYLKRNGGFVDLLFLVYDSPWVNDKDIFQWPLGVATYRQFPMIRPNTQLITNNRQYLCNFIGTIYKNSSRETLMHVLKHSGLDKDCIITARDNWLPQESADSLRRYQMALSQSELTLCPVGVNAECYRIYEACSYGSVPVVEDVQTPGACAAGANAPLRLLKAAGAPFIFLSDWKELPAVLERERGVSQEQRVDRRRRLLEWYASFRQQMKERFTEVIEETFFKSG